From one Peredibacter starrii genomic stretch:
- a CDS encoding class I SAM-dependent rRNA methyltransferase translates to MNKIPECLIHPVSIKLLRQGHPWITADNFSNRFPRQSEFVIATDDRKRPMALLMHDPYHKNVKARVWSTKFPFDREAQHFTASIQGRLDLAFEKRIQQNELKERENYYLVFGEADQLPGLFILRLKDRVLIQLYTQFWNRYKSIIQTTLQEVFPEIKDENVWFQLRGETKELQKLPQNSVDQNRRDEFHIAEFGIQYLIRLGSSYDHGLYTDMSSIRHTLAKLIRPGCAVLNLYSYTGAFSLWAMKLGATQVTSVDLSPKYIEWLQQNLALNPELNHTQHEAIVSSVDEALSNLKKEEKKFDVIICDPPSSSSDGEKRTSASKAYKELLQKMDPLLNPKGKLVVFLNTHQVSQEKFDRLMKDYLAELKLNYKMSTRLHLGQDCPTLKGFPEGSYLKGLVLEKQ, encoded by the coding sequence ATGAATAAAATTCCTGAATGCCTGATCCATCCGGTATCAATTAAACTATTGCGCCAGGGTCACCCATGGATTACTGCAGACAACTTCTCTAATCGCTTTCCACGCCAATCGGAATTCGTAATCGCAACTGACGATAGAAAACGTCCAATGGCACTTCTCATGCACGATCCTTATCACAAAAACGTGAAGGCACGCGTATGGAGCACGAAATTTCCGTTCGATCGTGAGGCACAGCATTTCACTGCAAGCATTCAAGGTCGTTTGGATCTTGCCTTTGAAAAACGCATTCAGCAGAATGAACTTAAGGAAAGAGAAAACTATTACCTTGTTTTCGGAGAGGCCGATCAGCTTCCGGGTCTTTTCATTCTGAGATTAAAAGATCGCGTATTGATCCAACTTTATACTCAGTTTTGGAACCGCTATAAATCGATCATTCAAACCACTCTTCAGGAAGTATTTCCTGAGATCAAAGATGAGAACGTTTGGTTTCAACTTCGTGGTGAGACGAAGGAACTTCAGAAGCTTCCGCAAAACTCAGTAGATCAAAACCGTAGAGATGAATTTCATATCGCAGAATTTGGTATTCAGTATTTGATTCGCCTTGGTTCTTCATACGATCACGGTCTTTATACTGACATGAGTTCTATTCGCCATACACTGGCAAAACTCATTCGCCCTGGATGCGCCGTCCTTAACCTTTATAGTTATACGGGTGCCTTCTCTTTATGGGCCATGAAACTTGGTGCGACTCAAGTGACTTCAGTGGATCTTTCGCCGAAGTACATTGAATGGCTTCAGCAAAATCTCGCACTAAACCCTGAACTCAATCACACTCAACACGAAGCGATTGTTTCAAGTGTGGATGAGGCGCTTTCAAATCTTAAAAAAGAAGAAAAGAAATTTGATGTGATTATTTGTGACCCTCCTTCATCATCATCAGATGGAGAGAAGAGAACATCGGCCAGCAAGGCCTATAAAGAACTTCTTCAGAAGATGGACCCGCTTCTCAATCCGAAAGGGAAATTAGTGGTGTTCCTTAACACTCACCAGGTGTCTCAAGAGAAGTTTGACCGCTTGATGAAAGATTATCTCGCAGAACTAAAACTAAACTACAAAATGTCGACCCGACTACATTTAGGACAAGACTGTCCGACTCTGAAAGGCTTCCCGGAAGGAAGTTACTTAAAGGGTCTGGTGCTTGAAAAACAATGA
- the kdsB gene encoding 3-deoxy-manno-octulosonate cytidylyltransferase — MASVVILIPARFASSRFPGKPLALIAGKSMIQRVYENCHASGFETAVVTDHDGIEKHVKEFGGKVLRIDDDVPSGSERIALAYERFLKEKNPDLVINVQGDEPLLKGDVLKELAEFHMKSDYEITTLIRERSVKDEDFKNPNVVKAVWSSISNQCFYFSRQSLPYDRDGGREYPWYQHIGVYSYRPKALTSFVKLPMSRLEDLEKLEQLRGLENGMRIGAVLTTQKLIGVDVPEDVKKVEGALS; from the coding sequence ATGGCATCCGTTGTGATCCTAATTCCAGCACGTTTTGCATCTTCACGATTTCCGGGAAAGCCACTGGCGCTCATCGCTGGTAAGTCCATGATCCAAAGAGTTTATGAAAACTGTCACGCTTCAGGTTTTGAAACTGCGGTCGTGACTGATCACGATGGCATTGAAAAACATGTGAAAGAGTTTGGTGGAAAAGTTCTGCGAATTGATGATGATGTTCCATCTGGGTCAGAGCGTATCGCTCTTGCTTACGAGAGATTTTTGAAAGAAAAAAATCCTGATCTTGTGATCAATGTTCAGGGTGATGAACCTCTTCTTAAAGGTGATGTTCTAAAAGAACTCGCCGAGTTCCATATGAAGTCTGATTATGAAATCACCACTCTTATTAGAGAGAGAAGTGTGAAGGATGAGGACTTTAAAAATCCAAATGTCGTGAAAGCGGTCTGGAGTTCAATTTCAAATCAATGTTTTTATTTCTCACGTCAGTCACTTCCTTATGATCGTGATGGCGGAAGAGAATATCCTTGGTACCAGCATATTGGTGTTTATAGTTACCGTCCAAAAGCGCTCACGAGTTTTGTGAAATTGCCAATGTCACGACTTGAAGACCTTGAGAAGTTGGAACAACTTCGTGGTCTTGAAAATGGCATGCGTATTGGAGCGGTATTGACCACTCAGAAATTAATCGGAGTGGATGTCCCTGAAGATGTCAAAAAAGTAGAAGGAGCTCTGTCGTGA
- the purB gene encoding adenylosuccinate lyase has protein sequence MIPRYEVSEISSIWTEDKKFSYFMQVEMALLAALEDSKVIPKVSDKFQKAGINLPRIHEIEATVHHDVIAFCSSITEQVEASAGKFFHYGCTSSDVIDTALSLQIRDSLEIEIKALRELQDALWSKAESAKHLYTLGRSHGMFAEPMSFGFKFLSYVSEFSRRLEDLENFKNNLTGQMSGAVGNYTILTPEVEAKVLKALNLKVEPLSTQVIPRDRHATLAALQAGVADALERLAIEIRHLHRSDVNEVIEGFKPGQKGSSTMPHKKNPIASENISGLARVIRSHEVIARENTLLWHERDISHSSAERMWLPDSFGLTVYALRRAAKMIRDLHLNEEKISLKVQNEFATASSYILHKLLPTYNGTREELYAHIQAASFEAKSRDEFIKGLESRGLAIKSLPLHSVKDMYEAQTEAVFKRVKETYKLT, from the coding sequence ATGATTCCTCGTTACGAAGTTTCAGAAATTAGTTCGATTTGGACTGAAGACAAAAAGTTCTCTTACTTCATGCAAGTGGAGATGGCCCTTTTAGCTGCGCTGGAAGACTCAAAAGTTATTCCTAAAGTCAGCGATAAGTTTCAGAAGGCCGGAATTAATCTTCCTCGCATTCATGAAATTGAGGCCACTGTTCATCACGATGTGATTGCTTTTTGTAGCTCTATCACTGAACAAGTCGAAGCTTCTGCTGGGAAGTTCTTCCACTACGGATGTACCTCATCTGATGTGATCGATACTGCTCTTTCACTTCAAATTCGTGACTCCCTTGAAATTGAAATCAAGGCCCTGCGTGAATTACAAGATGCGCTTTGGAGCAAAGCAGAGAGTGCAAAACACCTTTATACATTAGGCCGCTCACACGGCATGTTCGCCGAGCCCATGAGTTTCGGTTTCAAGTTCCTCTCTTATGTGAGTGAGTTTTCTCGCCGCTTAGAAGACCTTGAGAATTTCAAAAACAACTTAACCGGACAAATGTCGGGTGCAGTTGGTAACTACACGATCCTCACTCCAGAAGTTGAGGCGAAAGTTCTTAAAGCACTTAATCTTAAAGTAGAACCTCTTTCAACTCAGGTCATTCCTCGTGATCGACATGCCACTCTCGCTGCACTTCAAGCAGGTGTCGCTGATGCGCTTGAGCGTCTCGCGATCGAGATTCGTCACCTCCACCGCTCAGATGTAAATGAAGTGATTGAAGGCTTTAAGCCTGGCCAGAAAGGCTCTTCAACGATGCCTCATAAGAAGAATCCAATTGCCTCTGAAAATATCTCAGGTCTGGCCCGTGTGATTCGTTCTCATGAAGTTATTGCCCGCGAAAATACTCTCCTTTGGCACGAACGTGATATTTCGCACTCATCTGCTGAAAGAATGTGGCTACCAGATAGTTTTGGACTGACAGTGTATGCACTTAGACGTGCGGCCAAAATGATTCGTGATCTTCATTTAAATGAAGAGAAGATCAGTCTCAAAGTTCAAAATGAATTCGCCACTGCTTCAAGCTACATCCTTCATAAACTTCTTCCGACTTACAACGGAACACGCGAAGAGCTTTACGCTCATATTCAAGCAGCATCCTTTGAGGCGAAGTCTCGTGATGAATTTATTAAGGGCCTTGAGTCTCGCGGACTTGCGATTAAATCTCTGCCACTACATTCTGTGAAAGACATGTATGAGGCACAGACCGAAGCGGTCTTTAAACGCGTGAAAGAGACGTATAAACTTACTTAA
- a CDS encoding ABC transporter ATP-binding protein, producing MIKVQALRKTFTSPVKEPGLMGSLKGLVKRETKSKDALKSVNLEIQQGEIIGLIGANGAGKTTLVKILAGIVHPTSGEATVLGFKPWERHNEYRKQMSLIMGQKAQVWWDLPALDSFILLKEIYQIEDSLYKKNLEFLADTLQIHDQLKVQVRRLSLGERMKVELMAALLHNPRVIFLDEPTIGLDISAQKAVREFMKNYQQEFRPITILTSHYMEDIKELCPRIVIIKEGEFVYDGALSKIQRLMGDEKVLSVTTPDKNFKVSVPRTDLSVKTAEIFKSNEVLDLNIHDPSIEDIIESIMKNGMKTT from the coding sequence ATGATTAAAGTCCAAGCTCTTCGAAAGACCTTCACCTCTCCCGTTAAAGAACCAGGACTCATGGGATCTTTAAAAGGTCTGGTGAAACGTGAAACGAAATCTAAGGACGCTCTTAAATCAGTTAATCTGGAAATTCAGCAAGGTGAGATCATCGGTCTTATTGGTGCCAATGGTGCCGGTAAAACAACGCTGGTGAAAATCCTCGCCGGTATCGTTCATCCCACTTCGGGTGAAGCGACTGTTCTTGGCTTTAAGCCATGGGAGCGCCATAACGAATACCGCAAGCAAATGTCTCTTATCATGGGACAAAAAGCGCAAGTGTGGTGGGACCTTCCGGCCCTAGATAGCTTTATCCTTCTGAAAGAAATTTATCAGATTGAAGATTCTCTTTATAAAAAAAACCTTGAGTTCCTCGCAGACACTCTTCAAATTCATGATCAGCTAAAGGTTCAGGTAAGACGTTTATCTTTAGGTGAACGTATGAAAGTGGAACTGATGGCCGCTCTTCTGCATAATCCGCGAGTGATCTTTCTGGATGAGCCAACTATTGGTCTGGATATTTCAGCTCAGAAAGCGGTTCGCGAATTCATGAAGAATTATCAGCAGGAATTTAGGCCCATCACAATCCTCACCTCTCACTATATGGAAGACATCAAGGAATTGTGTCCGAGAATCGTCATCATTAAAGAAGGCGAATTCGTCTACGATGGTGCACTTTCAAAGATTCAACGCCTCATGGGTGATGAAAAAGTCCTGAGTGTGACCACTCCGGATAAGAACTTCAAAGTTTCTGTCCCAAGAACAGATCTTTCAGTTAAAACTGCCGAGATCTTTAAATCAAATGAAGTACTGGATCTTAACATTCATGATCCTTCAATCGAGGACATCATTGAATCCATCATGAAAAATGGAATGAAGACCACATGA
- a CDS encoding Flp family type IVb pilin, whose amino-acid sequence MKKLVKNEKGQGIMEYVIISSLVGICCLVAVRQFGDVVQKRINNMKSQISQEIQLKDTK is encoded by the coding sequence ATGAAAAAGCTCGTTAAGAATGAAAAAGGCCAGGGGATCATGGAATACGTCATCATCTCCAGCCTGGTAGGTATTTGTTGTCTGGTCGCCGTTCGACAGTTCGGGGACGTGGTTCAAAAGCGCATTAACAATATGAAAAGCCAGATTTCTCAGGAAATCCAACTTAAAGATACCAAGTGA
- a CDS encoding pilus assembly protein N-terminal domain-containing protein, with amino-acid sequence MKLLNLTTSLLFVKVLLVLPSASFAQVSPSDVILAKGEQKELPFEGLKNFSVGNPEVISYKWMPKTGKLLVKGKKVGFTDLVVWGKSGKEIVSIYVLSKQKFLKTFQLADALKNLNLTIDIKGPVMTAAGTLSDFADYLYLQKIKGQFQEQVFFKINLEPKLRNHIVGQIYKRLYANGFSSVSCQADWLDIMCFYEGQNNEALLKQLASFYRVSFVQQDSRLKHQNYRLKLKLIQLEQMDGREIHMGLDKLQATVQELFENGIRSLIDRNIVLLTQMKMDLSSLAEPELVVNLNTPQIIEIGSQIPYQNIATQGATVIAPIDWRFAGLRIKTKITESYGKLLVNYETEFSRPVDQAISGSKEVSSVLLELGKPIKIFQIGYQTTAKSRKGIPFISDIPILKHLFESKSDQKTYKHIYGYIVLEAVE; translated from the coding sequence TTGAAGCTCCTCAATTTAACGACAAGCCTCCTATTTGTCAAAGTCTTACTCGTTTTACCATCCGCATCATTTGCCCAGGTCTCCCCGAGTGACGTCATTCTGGCCAAGGGCGAGCAGAAAGAACTCCCATTTGAGGGTTTGAAGAACTTCTCAGTCGGTAATCCCGAGGTCATTTCCTATAAATGGATGCCCAAAACCGGGAAACTTTTGGTGAAAGGAAAGAAAGTTGGCTTCACGGACCTGGTGGTCTGGGGAAAATCAGGGAAAGAAATCGTGAGCATTTATGTGCTCTCAAAGCAAAAATTCCTCAAAACCTTCCAACTGGCCGATGCTCTGAAGAACCTGAATCTCACAATTGATATTAAGGGACCGGTCATGACTGCGGCCGGAACCCTATCCGATTTTGCGGACTATCTCTACCTTCAAAAGATCAAAGGACAATTCCAAGAGCAGGTTTTCTTTAAAATCAATCTTGAACCAAAACTCAGAAACCATATTGTGGGACAGATCTACAAGCGCCTTTATGCCAATGGCTTCTCATCTGTAAGTTGCCAGGCCGACTGGCTGGATATTATGTGTTTTTATGAAGGTCAGAATAACGAGGCCCTTTTAAAACAACTCGCGAGTTTTTATCGCGTTTCCTTCGTTCAACAAGATTCAAGATTAAAGCATCAAAACTATCGCTTAAAACTTAAGCTCATTCAGCTTGAGCAAATGGATGGTCGAGAAATTCATATGGGTCTGGATAAACTTCAGGCCACAGTTCAAGAGCTTTTTGAAAATGGAATCAGAAGTCTTATCGACCGAAATATTGTCCTTCTTACTCAGATGAAAATGGATTTGTCTTCGCTCGCCGAACCAGAACTGGTGGTGAATCTCAATACTCCGCAGATCATTGAAATCGGTTCACAAATCCCCTATCAGAACATCGCCACTCAAGGAGCAACTGTCATCGCTCCTATTGATTGGAGGTTTGCGGGTCTAAGAATCAAGACCAAGATCACTGAATCATACGGCAAACTCTTAGTAAATTATGAGACAGAATTTAGCCGGCCGGTTGACCAGGCCATCAGTGGCAGTAAAGAAGTTTCCTCAGTTCTATTGGAACTAGGAAAGCCCATAAAGATCTTCCAGATTGGATACCAAACCACCGCCAAGAGCCGCAAAGGAATTCCATTCATCTCAGACATCCCTATTTTGAAACACCTCTTTGAATCAAAGTCAGATCAGAAGACCTATAAACACATCTACGGTTATATTGTCCTTGAGGCGGTTGAATAA
- a CDS encoding CpaF/VirB11 family protein, which translates to MLSLFREQEVPMGREFALTRARELLVSSLNKGIIPRWEDFFQELPTLNEAEDLEAIKNNFMKLVHWEFLQDILERPGTEYFFHGPECSQVLNYSGKKQKIEVPLTIEDWQLWLEIISIHFKQNWNVEQPFASFYGELFGRQFRLTLVHWSTSPNKSSKLVLRSLAAKPHALNSFGETEALEKLVSEKKNMLIAGSTGSGKTSLLTSLLNLIPEDEHLVILEDTYEILSPHPHQTRFLAGKSQETSLKAYLSYSLRLSPDRIILGEMRSHEVTPFLMAMNTGHKGLMGTIHASSAVDALHRVALLFSLYSGEANLSFEKVMELICRNLETVVFMENKKVKEVIKILGSEKGVPFFEVIKEGNQEINLF; encoded by the coding sequence ATGCTGAGCTTATTTCGAGAACAAGAAGTTCCAATGGGACGCGAATTTGCTCTCACGAGAGCGAGAGAACTTCTAGTTTCTTCACTCAATAAAGGCATCATTCCTCGTTGGGAAGATTTCTTCCAGGAACTTCCAACATTAAATGAGGCGGAAGATTTAGAGGCCATCAAAAATAACTTCATGAAGCTCGTGCACTGGGAATTTTTACAAGATATTTTGGAACGGCCGGGGACGGAATATTTCTTCCACGGGCCCGAGTGCTCGCAAGTTTTAAACTATTCAGGTAAGAAGCAGAAAATTGAAGTCCCGCTTACGATTGAGGACTGGCAATTGTGGCTAGAAATTATCTCGATTCATTTTAAGCAAAACTGGAACGTGGAGCAGCCCTTTGCGAGTTTTTATGGGGAACTCTTTGGACGGCAATTCCGTCTGACCCTGGTTCACTGGTCAACCTCTCCTAATAAGAGTTCAAAGCTCGTTCTACGCTCCCTAGCGGCCAAGCCGCATGCTTTGAATTCTTTTGGAGAGACCGAGGCTCTTGAAAAACTTGTTAGTGAAAAGAAGAACATGTTGATCGCGGGATCAACCGGTTCTGGGAAGACCTCACTTCTCACCTCTCTTTTGAATCTCATTCCCGAGGACGAACACTTAGTTATTCTTGAAGATACATACGAAATACTTTCACCTCATCCTCACCAGACTCGTTTCCTGGCGGGTAAATCCCAGGAAACAAGCCTTAAGGCCTATTTGTCGTACTCGCTACGACTTAGTCCTGACCGGATCATTCTAGGCGAGATGAGGTCGCATGAGGTCACTCCTTTTCTTATGGCCATGAACACTGGCCATAAGGGCCTCATGGGAACCATTCACGCTTCAAGTGCTGTAGATGCTCTTCACCGAGTGGCACTTCTCTTCTCCCTTTATTCTGGTGAAGCGAATTTATCTTTTGAAAAAGTCATGGAACTGATCTGCAGGAACCTAGAAACAGTCGTGTTTATGGAGAATAAGAAAGTGAAGGAAGTGATTAAAATTTTGGGATCAGAGAAAGGAGTTCCCTTCTTTGAAGTCATCAAAGAAGGGAACCAGGAAATTAATCTCTTTTGA
- a CDS encoding TolC family protein yields the protein MKKALFIFLLLGSLNLLAQDEDLNALETSIQEDVTTSTTVDEGSTGSRNRWASKRSNYDVKDREGRVLDLRSVLEEGFRRNPFQQIRNQQKEQIELLKTDLYQKFWLPTVSLELQSSNHKIDRFRESSQSTPGMGAQQAPTGSLGLVIDEYTLFNWGRDYLQYQNDKQTLNRSNQQLLEARRRLKFSLISQYFNMIRVKAIKSIYQEQLRQTSFIHRLAREKLQLRKIRAQEYYQTRSEYLRAQTEYQQVLYDVGIQEEELANLLGDEYRGAYRSVEQLKYVSINTSMDEAMKFSQEQSVEYRNAKLAYDNASRTYEKTLKDNLPLPKFSFNLGTYRTGFDPEGSSWNYQTSPGNRNIELVAAIDMKWTLLGEGGFFNSRDNQQSFLNKRIAEINFFNTRRALEVKIKTIYRTVRYLEQKVEIAQDQHKNAQKNYDSVLDNYIGGRATYSDIKLAIDNLVNSFTNSENVKYNHLQKKLELADFMGLEDFPGENFESLAQR from the coding sequence TTGAAAAAAGCCCTTTTCATCTTCCTTTTATTGGGAAGCTTGAATCTTCTGGCGCAGGACGAGGACCTGAATGCGCTGGAAACTTCGATTCAAGAAGACGTAACGACATCCACTACTGTTGACGAAGGTTCCACTGGTTCAAGAAACCGCTGGGCCAGCAAACGCTCTAACTACGACGTTAAAGATCGCGAAGGTCGCGTTCTGGATCTTCGTTCAGTTTTAGAAGAAGGCTTTCGTCGAAACCCTTTCCAACAAATTCGTAACCAACAAAAAGAACAGATCGAATTACTAAAGACCGATCTTTATCAAAAGTTCTGGTTACCGACTGTTTCGTTGGAACTTCAATCTTCTAATCACAAGATTGACCGCTTTCGTGAATCTTCACAAAGCACTCCGGGCATGGGCGCTCAACAAGCTCCTACAGGAAGTCTTGGACTAGTGATTGATGAGTACACCCTCTTTAACTGGGGTCGTGATTACCTTCAATACCAAAACGATAAACAAACTCTTAACCGTTCTAACCAACAGTTACTAGAAGCTCGTCGTCGTTTAAAGTTCTCTCTTATTTCTCAGTACTTCAACATGATCCGAGTAAAGGCCATTAAAAGCATTTATCAGGAACAGCTTCGTCAGACTTCGTTTATTCATCGTTTGGCCCGTGAAAAACTGCAGTTAAGAAAGATTCGCGCTCAAGAGTACTATCAAACTCGTTCGGAATATCTTCGTGCGCAGACTGAGTATCAACAAGTTCTTTATGATGTGGGTATTCAAGAAGAAGAACTTGCAAATCTTTTAGGTGACGAATACCGTGGTGCCTATCGATCAGTAGAACAATTGAAATACGTTTCAATTAATACTTCTATGGATGAGGCGATGAAGTTCTCACAAGAACAAAGTGTGGAGTATCGAAACGCAAAACTTGCTTACGATAATGCCAGCCGAACCTATGAGAAGACACTAAAAGACAACCTTCCTCTTCCAAAGTTCTCATTCAACCTTGGAACATACCGTACTGGTTTTGACCCGGAAGGCTCTTCTTGGAACTATCAAACTAGTCCAGGCAACCGAAACATTGAACTCGTTGCTGCGATCGATATGAAATGGACCCTTCTTGGTGAAGGCGGTTTCTTCAACTCCCGTGATAACCAACAATCTTTCTTGAACAAGCGTATTGCGGAAATTAACTTCTTCAACACTCGTCGTGCTTTGGAAGTTAAGATCAAAACCATCTACAGAACAGTTCGCTACCTCGAGCAAAAAGTTGAGATCGCTCAGGATCAACACAAAAACGCTCAGAAGAACTATGACTCCGTGTTAGATAACTACATCGGCGGTCGCGCGACTTATTCTGACATCAAACTAGCGATTGATAACCTGGTGAACTCTTTCACGAACTCTGAAAACGTGAAATACAATCACCTTCAAAAGAAACTAGAGCTGGCCGATTTCATGGGTCTTGAAGATTTCCCAGGGGAAAACTTCGAGTCACTGGCACAGAGGTAA
- a CDS encoding SPOR domain-containing protein — protein MEENNKVIIFEKKEIIIVLTFVVVLIITSFTLGIRLGKKLALDASGVKSEDVKAVELKSTVEEDAEAVVSEDAKLTDEEKLKKLMDESKNRLSDELEKFSTPQNPPTTTAAPQSTMAGKFTIQLGSYNTMEEAKQFAEGFTVRGYSPIINEVKIEGKGNWYRVSLGLFDSVEEAKTYIKSEQSLFAGQDHIITEIK, from the coding sequence ATGGAAGAAAATAACAAAGTCATCATTTTTGAAAAGAAAGAAATCATCATCGTTTTAACGTTTGTGGTGGTTTTAATCATTACTAGTTTCACACTGGGAATTCGTCTGGGTAAAAAACTTGCTTTGGATGCTTCAGGTGTTAAATCAGAAGATGTGAAAGCAGTTGAGTTAAAATCAACTGTTGAAGAAGATGCTGAAGCTGTTGTTTCTGAAGATGCAAAACTTACTGACGAAGAAAAACTTAAAAAGTTAATGGATGAGTCTAAGAACCGTCTGTCAGATGAGTTAGAAAAATTCTCTACTCCACAAAATCCACCGACTACAACTGCTGCGCCTCAATCTACGATGGCCGGCAAATTCACCATTCAATTGGGTTCATACAACACGATGGAAGAAGCCAAGCAATTTGCTGAAGGCTTCACTGTTCGTGGTTACAGCCCGATCATCAATGAAGTGAAAATCGAAGGGAAAGGCAACTGGTATAGAGTAAGCCTTGGTCTATTCGATTCAGTAGAAGAGGCCAAGACTTACATCAAGTCTGAGCAGAGCCTCTTTGCTGGCCAGGATCACATCATTACTGAGATTAAGTAA
- the ettA gene encoding energy-dependent translational throttle protein EttA has translation MAVVDDKKIIFGMHKVGKIYPPKRQVLKDISLSFYLGAKIGVLGLNGSGKSSLLRIIAGVDKDFLGTVTANKGITFGYLEQDPKLDSNKTVKEVVEEGLADLVATVKRYEEVNMKLGEEMSDAEMNKLLDEQASLQDKMDAQNLWDLDSRLELAMEALRCPPSDQLCGVLSGGEKRRVALCRLLLSEPDVLLLDEPTNHLDAETVLWLERHLQAYKGTVIAITHDRYFLDHVAGWILELDRGHGIPWEGNYSSWLEQKTNRLAAEEKSQSKQAKKMAEELEWIRMGAKARQAKSKARIQNYEKMLADSKTEARNETNELFIPTGPRLGDVVIEADGIAKGFGDRLLYENVSFKLPPGGIVGIIGPNGAGKTTLFKMITDQLKPDAGTFKVGQTVKLAYIDQSREMDGDKTILQEIVGDVDLIKLGNKEINARAYVSKFNFSGEDQSKRIKELSGGEKNRVHLAKMLREEGNVLLLDEPTNDLDVNTLQALERALLDFAGCAVVISHDRYFLDRICTHIMAFEGDSKVTWFEGNFEDYHEDLRRRIGDKADVPSRVTYKKLKRD, from the coding sequence ATGGCAGTCGTTGACGACAAAAAGATTATTTTTGGAATGCATAAGGTTGGAAAAATCTATCCGCCAAAAAGACAAGTTCTAAAAGATATTTCACTCTCATTCTATCTTGGTGCCAAGATCGGTGTATTAGGTCTAAACGGTTCAGGTAAATCATCACTTCTAAGAATCATCGCGGGAGTTGATAAAGATTTTCTAGGTACTGTTACTGCTAACAAAGGAATCACTTTCGGTTACCTTGAGCAGGATCCGAAACTAGATTCAAATAAAACTGTTAAAGAAGTAGTAGAAGAAGGTCTGGCTGACCTAGTAGCGACAGTTAAGCGCTATGAAGAAGTTAATATGAAACTCGGCGAAGAAATGTCTGATGCTGAGATGAATAAGCTTCTTGATGAACAAGCATCTCTACAAGATAAAATGGACGCCCAAAACCTTTGGGACCTTGATTCACGTCTAGAATTAGCGATGGAAGCTCTTCGCTGTCCTCCTTCTGATCAACTTTGCGGAGTTCTTTCAGGTGGTGAAAAACGTCGTGTAGCTCTTTGTCGTCTTCTTCTTTCTGAGCCAGATGTACTTCTTCTGGATGAGCCTACCAACCATCTTGATGCTGAAACCGTTCTATGGCTTGAGCGTCACCTTCAGGCGTACAAGGGTACAGTTATTGCGATCACCCACGATCGTTACTTCCTTGATCACGTTGCTGGTTGGATTCTTGAGCTTGACCGTGGACACGGTATTCCTTGGGAAGGGAACTACTCTTCATGGCTTGAACAAAAAACTAACCGTCTTGCAGCTGAAGAAAAATCTCAATCGAAACAGGCCAAGAAAATGGCAGAAGAGCTTGAGTGGATTCGCATGGGTGCAAAAGCTCGTCAGGCGAAATCTAAAGCTCGTATCCAAAACTACGAGAAGATGCTTGCTGATTCTAAAACAGAAGCTCGTAACGAAACAAATGAACTTTTCATTCCTACAGGACCTCGTCTGGGTGACGTTGTTATCGAAGCTGATGGTATTGCGAAAGGCTTTGGTGACAGACTTCTTTATGAAAACGTATCATTCAAACTTCCACCTGGTGGGATCGTAGGGATCATCGGTCCGAACGGTGCTGGTAAAACAACACTTTTCAAAATGATCACTGATCAATTGAAGCCAGATGCTGGTACTTTCAAAGTTGGCCAGACTGTTAAGCTTGCTTACATCGACCAATCTCGTGAGATGGACGGTGACAAGACCATCCTTCAAGAAATCGTTGGCGATGTTGATCTGATTAAACTTGGTAACAAAGAAATTAATGCTCGTGCTTATGTGTCGAAATTTAACTTTTCTGGTGAAGATCAATCGAAACGCATCAAAGAACTTTCTGGTGGTGAAAAGAACCGTGTTCACTTGGCAAAAATGCTTCGTGAAGAAGGTAACGTTCTTCTTCTGGATGAGCCGACCAACGATCTTGACGTAAACACACTTCAAGCTCTTGAGCGCGCGCTTCTTGATTTCGCAGGTTGTGCCGTGGTTATTTCCCACGACCGTTACTTCCTGGACAGAATTTGTACGCACATTATGGCCTTTGAAGGGGACTCTAAAGTGACTTGGTTCGAAGGTAACTTCGAAGACTATCACGAAGATCTTCGTCGCCGTATCGGTGATAAAGCGGACGTTCCAAGCCGAGTGACCTACAAAAAACTCAAAAGAGATTAA